A DNA window from Methanothermobacter sp. contains the following coding sequences:
- a CDS encoding cation diffusion facilitator family transporter yields MDDLERMRLGRRAALAGIGGNILLTTLNFIVGVSSGSVALVAEAAHTLSDVMTSIITYIGFRIGQRPPDREHPYGHGRAEALVGLVVVLFLGIISYEIVSEAYRKLFTELAPPDYTAALMAAAGIVANISMTLYIRRIGERINSPAIVADAQHQKVDIFSCMAIMVGVAGSNLGFRFLDPLVAVIIAVLVLKTAFDVGRENVNNILGAVPSPELMRDIETSALSVDGVKGIHDVRINYFGPYAAADIHIEVDGDLVLREAHRIAHDVEGKIIADVDMIKIVNVHVCPVGEKTRCTDW; encoded by the coding sequence GTGGATGATCTCGAGAGGATGCGCCTTGGAAGGCGTGCGGCCCTTGCGGGTATAGGTGGTAACATACTTTTAACGACCCTTAATTTCATTGTGGGGGTGTCCTCTGGTAGTGTTGCCCTTGTTGCTGAGGCCGCCCATACGCTATCCGACGTCATGACATCAATAATCACATACATAGGATTCAGAATAGGGCAGCGGCCACCTGACAGGGAGCATCCCTACGGGCATGGGCGTGCGGAGGCTCTGGTTGGGCTTGTGGTTGTCTTATTCCTTGGCATAATATCATATGAAATAGTTTCTGAGGCATACCGTAAACTTTTCACTGAATTGGCCCCTCCAGATTACACTGCTGCCCTTATGGCTGCTGCGGGTATAGTTGCAAACATTTCCATGACCCTGTATATAAGGAGAATTGGCGAGCGAATAAACAGCCCCGCAATAGTGGCGGATGCCCAGCACCAGAAGGTTGACATCTTTTCATGTATGGCCATAATGGTGGGGGTTGCAGGGTCCAACCTGGGTTTCAGGTTCCTCGACCCTCTGGTTGCCGTGATAATAGCGGTGCTTGTTCTGAAAACAGCCTTTGATGTTGGGCGTGAAAATGTCAACAATATACTTGGGGCGGTCCCATCCCCCGAGCTTATGAGGGACATTGAAACATCGGCCCTATCTGTTGATGGGGTTAAGGGCATACATGATGTCCGTATAAATTACTTTGGACCCTATGCTGCAGCTGATATCCACATAGAGGTTGATGGGGACCTGGTACTCCGTGAGGCCCACAGAATAGCACACGATGTTGAGGGAAAAATCATAGCGGACGTTGATATGATAAAAATTGTAAATGTCCATGTATGTCCTGTGGGTGAGAAAACAAGGTGCACCGACTGGTGA
- the gntC gene encoding guanitoxin biosynthesis PLP-dependent (S)-gamma-hydroxy-L-arginine cyclodehydratase GntC, producing the protein MTEFASRIRNIRLSEIRKMFEVAGEDTINLGIGEPDFNVPEHVREALKEAVDEGMTHYTSNMGMDELREAISEKLRRENRVHVEPESIIVTVGASEAIFMCTQALLDRGDQALIPDPGFLSYDACVKLAEAISVPVPLSMEDGFSMTPERVESLITDDTRVIIMNSPSNPTGSVMGKDDIKGVAEIAEARDLVIISDEIYEKIIYDGKHYSPARFTDNALVINGFSKTYAMTGLRIGYVAGREDIVEELLKVHQYNTACAPSVSQVAALAALRGPQDCVKEMVDEFKRRRDLMFRSLTEMGLDCMLPGGAFYMFPKVVDSRGFTERALDAGVAVVPGSAFGEAGSDYVRISYATSYELIEEAMGRLKNMCGV; encoded by the coding sequence ATGACAGAATTTGCTTCAAGAATAAGGAACATAAGGCTCTCAGAGATAAGGAAAATGTTTGAAGTTGCAGGTGAGGATACAATAAACCTCGGGATAGGTGAACCTGATTTCAATGTACCTGAACATGTGCGGGAAGCCCTCAAGGAAGCCGTGGACGAGGGAATGACACACTACACCTCAAACATGGGTATGGATGAACTCAGGGAGGCCATCTCAGAGAAACTCAGAAGAGAAAATCGGGTCCACGTGGAACCTGAGTCTATAATAGTAACCGTTGGTGCCAGTGAAGCGATATTCATGTGCACACAGGCCCTGCTTGATAGGGGGGACCAGGCACTGATACCTGACCCTGGTTTCCTATCATACGACGCATGTGTGAAGCTTGCAGAGGCCATAAGTGTCCCTGTACCCCTCAGTATGGAGGACGGATTCTCCATGACCCCTGAAAGGGTTGAATCACTGATCACAGACGATACAAGGGTCATAATAATGAACTCACCATCCAACCCAACAGGTAGCGTCATGGGTAAGGATGACATTAAGGGGGTCGCTGAAATAGCAGAGGCCCGGGATCTGGTTATAATCTCCGATGAAATCTATGAAAAGATCATCTATGATGGAAAACATTACAGCCCCGCCCGTTTCACAGATAACGCCCTGGTCATCAATGGTTTCTCAAAGACCTATGCCATGACAGGGCTCAGGATAGGTTACGTTGCTGGCCGTGAGGATATAGTTGAGGAGCTTCTCAAGGTTCACCAGTACAATACCGCCTGCGCACCATCTGTGTCGCAGGTTGCTGCCCTTGCAGCCCTCAGGGGTCCCCAGGACTGTGTGAAGGAAATGGTGGATGAGTTCAAAAGAAGACGTGACCTGATGTTCAGGTCCCTCACTGAGATGGGCCTTGATTGCATGCTTCCAGGCGGTGCATTCTACATGTTCCCCAAGGTAGTTGACTCCAGGGGTTTTACAGAAAGGGCTCTGGATGCCGGTGTTGCAGTTGTCCCTGGATCTGCATTTGGAGAGGCGGGTTCAGATTATGTTAGAATATCCTATGCAACATCATATGAGCTTATAGAGGAAGCCATGGGACGTCTGAAAAATATGTGTGGTGTCTGA